Within the Thermodesulfobacteriota bacterium genome, the region GCGGCCGGCTGATCGAGATGGGCGAGGCCGAGCTCATGGTCCGGGGCCTGGGATATATCAGGTCGCGGGAAGACCTGGAAAAGGTGGCCGTGGCCGTGGATGCCATGGGCACACCGGTTCTGCTGAAGAACATCGCGAACATCCAGATCGGCCCGGAGCTGCGGCGCGGCATTCTGGAATGGAACGGCGAAGGCGAGGTGGCCGGCGGCGTTGTGGTGATGCGCGTGGGCGCCAACGCCCTCCAGGTGATTAGGGGTGTGAAGGAAAAGCTCAAGGAGCTCGAAAAAGGCCTGCCCGAGGGCGTGGTCATCGAGGCCGGCTACGACCGGTCGGGGCTGATCGAGCGGGCTGTGGCCACCATGAAGGGCAAGCTGGTCGAGGAAATGACCGTGGTGGCCCTCATCTGCGTCATCTTCCTGCTGCACATGCGGTCGGCCTTTGTGGCGATCTTCACGCTGCCGGTGGGTATCCTGATCTCGTTTCTGATCATGTATCCGCTCGGTATCAACGCCAACATCATGAGCCTTGGCGGCATCGCCATAGCTATCGGCGTGATGGTCGACGCCTCGGTGGTGCTGGTGGAAAACGCCCACAAGCACCTGGAGCGCGAAGCCGGCCGGCGGCCTCATATCGAGATCATGGTGGATGCGTCGAAGGAGGTGGGGCCGGCGCTTTTCTACAGCCTGCTCATCATCGCGGTCTCCTTCCTGCCGGTGTTTGCGCTGCAGGAGCAGTCGGGCCGGCTGTTCCGGCCCCTTGCCTATACCAAGACCTTTGCGATGGCGGCAAGCTCGTTTCTGGCGATCACGATCATCCCGGTGCTCATGACCTTTTTTGTCCGGTCCGAGGTCTTTTCCCCTGGGACCTCCGCAAGGCGCCGCCGCCGCACCTGGATCATGGCCGTGGCCGGCCCGCCGGTGCTGGTGATCCTGGGCGGGCTCGCCGGGGTGGAGCTTCCGGACTGGGCACTGGTTGGCGGTCTTCTGGTCTCGGCCTTTGCGGCGGTCACCCTCATCCCGCAGCAGACGATCGCCGAAAGCCGGCACCCGCTGAGCCGCTGGCTCATCCGGTGCTATCTTCCGGTCATCCACGCGGTGCTCGAATGGCGGAAGACCACGGCGGTGGCGACCGTGCTCATCGTGCTGTTCACCTGGTTTCCTCTGGCGCGCCTTGGAAGCGAGTTCATGCCGCCCTTGAACGAGGGCGACCTGCTCTATATGCCGACCACGCTACCGGGTCTGTCCACCACCAAGGCCAGGGAGCTCCTGCAGCAGACCGACAAGATCATCCGGAGCTTCCCGGAGGTGCATCACACCCTGGGCAAGATCGGCCGGGCCGAGACCGCCACCGATCCGGCGCCGCTTTCGATGATCGAAACCACCATCATGCTCCGGCCGCAGGTGGAGTACGAAGAGATACCGGTTGCCCGTTTCTTCTCCGGCTGGCCCGGCTGGCTCAAGGAGCCGCTCACCTGGGTCTGGCCGGAGAAGAAGCAGGGGCAAAAGCTCCACGAATGGAGAAAGAGGAAGGTCGACCGCTTCTTCTCCGGCTGGCCGGGCTTCCTGAAAGAGCCTTTCACGTGGATCTGGCCGGAGGAGCGCCACATCACTGTTGACGAGCTGGTGGATGAGCTGAACCAGGCGATCCGGTTTCCCGGGCTGACCAACGCCTGGACCATGCCGATCAAGACCAGGATCGACATGCTCTCGACCGGCATCAAGACGCCGGTGGGCATCAAGCTCATGGGGCCGGACCTGCAGACCCTTTCGGACCTCGGTGCGCGGATCGAGGCGGTGGTGCGCCAGATCCCCGGCACGCTCTCGGCCTATTCCGAGCGCGTGACCGGCGGCAACTACCTGGACTTCAGGATCGACCGCGACGAGATCGCCCGCTACGGCCTGAGTGTGGGCGACGTGCAGGACGTGATCATGTCGGCCATCGGCGGCATGAACGTGACCTATACGGTGGAAGGGCTGGAGCGCTATCCGGTGAGCCTCCGCTACAGCCGCGAGCTCCGGGACGACGTGGAGAAGCTTCGCCGCGTGCTCGTGCCCACGCCCACCGGGGCACAGGTGCCGCTTGGGCAGTTGGCCGAGCTTTCGATCCACAAGGGTCCGCCGGGAATCAAGAGCGAAAACGCTCGCCGCACAGCCTGGATCTACGTGGACCTGAAGGGCGTGGACGTGGGCAGCTACGTTGAGCGGGCCAAGGAGATCGTCGGCCGGGAGGTGGGGTTTCCGCCGGGATATTCGATGGTCTGGTCCGGCCAGTACGAGTACATGGAACGGGCGCGCCGCACGTTGAACGTGATCGTGCCGGTTACGCTCATCATCATCTTCCTGCTTCTCTATGTCCACTTCGGCGAGGTGACCGAGGCGGCGATCGTGATGGGCAGCCTCCCGGCGGCCCTGGTGGGCGGTATCTGGCTTTTGTACCTTCTCGGCTACAACCTGTCGGTGGCGGTGATCGTCGGATTCATCGCCCTTGCAGGTCTGGCCGCTGAGACCGGGGTGGTGATGCTGGTGTATCTGGACGAATCATTCAAGCGGCGCCGGGCCCAGGGGCGGATGCGCACCAGGGCCGACTTGAACGCCGCGATCGTGGAAGGCGCGGTGGAGCGGGTACGGCCCAAGCTCATGACCGTGTCGACTACCCTGATCGGCCTTTTGCCCATCATGTTCGGCACCGAGACCGGCTCGGAGGTGATGAAGCGGATCGCCGCGCCCATGGTCGGCGGCCTGATCTCCTCCACCATCCTCACGCTCATCATCATTCCGGTGGTGTACTACTTCTGGAAGGGCTGGTCCCCGGACGTCGCCCTGGTTGAAGGACCGGAAGCGGAGGAGTCCGAGGCGAATAGCCAGGAACGAGCAACGGATAAGGAGGGGTGAGGAACGAAAATCGAACAGGGAATGGCGACGGCAGGACAATTCACACGTACGAGGAGAACCCACATGAACAAGACCGCAATGAGGACCTTCACCGCCGTGGCGGCGGCCGTGGCGCTGACCGCCACCGCCCATGGTGGCATGAACGCTGGCGGGATGTCCGGTGGCCATGACGACATGTCTGGCCGCCAGCAGGGGATGTCCGGGCAGCAGGCCACGCCCGCGGGGAGCGGAATGTCGGGTCACACAGGCATGACCGCGCAGCACGGTATGCCGGAACATGACAAGGCGGTGGAAGACAGCGGGCCGAAGGCTACCGAGATCCATACGTCGGAAACGGACGGCTACAAGCTGTCCTACGGTCTGATCGACATGAAGAAGATGGAAGGCTCCTCCATGGCGGGCCACGACATGAGCCAGATGAAATCGCACCACCTGGTAGTCTCCCTTCGCGGGCCGGATGGCAAGCCCATCGAGGATGCAACGGTCGGCTACCTGGTGACCGGCCCGGACGGCGTCGAGCAGAAGGCGATGGCCATGAGCATGGGCGGCGGCTATGGCGCGGACGTGGACCTCTCGAAGAAGGGGGTCTACACCATCAAGGCCAAGGCGGTGGTGGGTGAGCGGAAGCTGATGGATGAG harbors:
- a CDS encoding efflux RND transporter permease subunit encodes the protein MIEKIIEWSIRHRFMVILATLFVILAGVLAMVSTPLDAIPDLSDVQVIIYTDYPGQAPQVVEDQVTYPLTTAMLAVPYAKVVRGYSFFGLSFVYIIFEDGTDLYWARSRVLEYLSFVAGRLPRGVTPTLGPDGTGVGWIYEYVLRDTTGTHDLQELRSIQDWYLRYELTALPGVSEVASVGGFVKQYQVEVDPNKLLAYNLPIQKVRAAIQRANNDVGGRLIEMGEAELMVRGLGYIRSREDLEKVAVAVDAMGTPVLLKNIANIQIGPELRRGILEWNGEGEVAGGVVVMRVGANALQVIRGVKEKLKELEKGLPEGVVIEAGYDRSGLIERAVATMKGKLVEEMTVVALICVIFLLHMRSAFVAIFTLPVGILISFLIMYPLGINANIMSLGGIAIAIGVMVDASVVLVENAHKHLEREAGRRPHIEIMVDASKEVGPALFYSLLIIAVSFLPVFALQEQSGRLFRPLAYTKTFAMAASSFLAITIIPVLMTFFVRSEVFSPGTSARRRRRTWIMAVAGPPVLVILGGLAGVELPDWALVGGLLVSAFAAVTLIPQQTIAESRHPLSRWLIRCYLPVIHAVLEWRKTTAVATVLIVLFTWFPLARLGSEFMPPLNEGDLLYMPTTLPGLSTTKARELLQQTDKIIRSFPEVHHTLGKIGRAETATDPAPLSMIETTIMLRPQVEYEEIPVARFFSGWPGWLKEPLTWVWPEKKQGQKLHEWRKRKVDRFFSGWPGFLKEPFTWIWPEERHITVDELVDELNQAIRFPGLTNAWTMPIKTRIDMLSTGIKTPVGIKLMGPDLQTLSDLGARIEAVVRQIPGTLSAYSERVTGGNYLDFRIDRDEIARYGLSVGDVQDVIMSAIGGMNVTYTVEGLERYPVSLRYSRELRDDVEKLRRVLVPTPTGAQVPLGQLAELSIHKGPPGIKSENARRTAWIYVDLKGVDVGSYVERAKEIVGREVGFPPGYSMVWSGQYEYMERARRTLNVIVPVTLIIIFLLLYVHFGEVTEAAIVMGSLPAALVGGIWLLYLLGYNLSVAVIVGFIALAGLAAETGVVMLVYLDESFKRRRAQGRMRTRADLNAAIVEGAVERVRPKLMTVSTTLIGLLPIMFGTETGSEVMKRIAAPMVGGLISSTILTLIIIPVVYYFWKGWSPDVALVEGPEAEESEANSQERATDKEG